A window from Mauremys reevesii isolate NIE-2019 linkage group 9, ASM1616193v1, whole genome shotgun sequence encodes these proteins:
- the AHSG gene encoding alpha-2-HS-glycoprotein: MKVLVALLLLVQLLSCKAVPFDPSHPLHLRFLDCDDPESEEAAAIAVDYINAHNHHGYKYALNSIEKIKVLPRRPTGEIFDLELDLLETVCHIVNPLPVENCTVRPLTDHVVEGDCDVKLLKLDGRFSVLSTQCHSTPDSAEDVTQICPDCPTLALLNDTQVITAVDLALAQYNRGQDGAFFKLLEIGRAQIQHFPDIVDVEFAIVATTCSAKDAQEHVGDCQLLPKDQVQFGFCNAAVLTKNNITVSCTIYEHQPGVTHHHLTHDHLGGQLPTVVKGFKHHDLRHFHHGSVHGKSESSSAEAFVGLPPAVPVVKRSLVYHQQFLRSTAIPAPPVGPGPKLPVCPGRIRHFQV; encoded by the exons ATGAAGGTGTTAGTAGCTTTACTATTGCTTGTGCAGCTCCTAAGCTGCAAAGCTGTACCCTTTGATCCCTCTCATCCCCTGCATCTACGGTTCCTTGACTGTGATGACCCAGAGTCTGAAGAAGCAGCTGCCATAGCTGTGGACTACATCAATGCCCATAATCATCATGGATACAAGTATGCACTGAACAGCATTGAGAAGATCAAGGTGTTGCCCAGG AGGCCTACTGGAGAGATATTTGACCTCGAACTTGACTTATTAGAGACTGTATGCCACATCGTGAACCCCTTGCCCGTTGAAAATTGTACCGTAAGGCCATTGACAGATCAC GTTGTTGAAGGTGACTGTGATGTTAAATTGCTCAAGTTGGATGGACGCTTTTCTGTATTATCTACCCAATGTCACTCAACTCCAG ACTCAGCTGAAGATGTTACTCAAATCTGCCCCGACTGTCCAACATTAGCACTTTTAAATGACACTCAGGTGATAACTGCGGTTGACCTTGCACTCGCTCAGTATAACAGAGGACAGGATGGTGCCTTCTTTAAACTCCTTGAAATTGGACGAGCTCAAATTCAG CATTTCCCAGACATTGTCGATGTCGAGTTTGCCATTGTTGCCACTACCTGCTCAGCGAAAGATGCCCAGGAACATGTGGGTGACTGTCAGCTGCTGCCTAAGGATCAAGTT CAATTTGGCTTCTGCAATGCAGCAGTTCTCACCAAAAACAACATCACAGTGTCCTGCACAATTTATGAACATCAG CCTGGAGTGACCCACCATCACCTGACTCACGATCACTTGGGAGGACAGCTTCCCACCGTGGTAAAAGGCTTCAAGCATCATGACCTCAGGCACTTCCACCACGGCTCAGTCCATGGTAAATCAGAGTCCAGCTCTGCAGAAGCTTTTGTTGGTCTACCACCAGCAGTTCCTGTGGTCAAAAGATCACTGGTCTACCACCAGCAGTTCCTGCGGTCAACAgccatccctgctccccctgtAGGTCCAGGTCCTAAACTCCCAGTGTGTCCCGGGAGGATACGACATTTCCAAGTGTAG